The stretch of DNA GAGGTCAGGCCGACAGCGTCGTCGAAGATCTTGCCGAAGCCCACCTTGCGCGCGATCTCGGAGACCATCTCGTCGGGGTAGAGGTCGAAGTCGTCGAGCAGGATCCCCATGTCCATCGCGCTCATCCCCATGTCGGAGAGGATCGCGAGGTCGCCCGCGGGCTCCTGGTCGTCATCGTCCTCCGGCAACGGCAGACCGAGATGCTCCACCGCGGAGCCGGCCAGCTCCCATTCGTCGGCAGCGGTGATGTCGGAGAGCAGAACGCGCGTCGTCGCACCGGCGACGCGGACCATGACGAAGAAGTCCTCATCGATGCCGATCACCCCGAGTGCGCCGCCGTCGCCGGGGAAGCGGCGCAGCGCATGGGTCAGAGTGTCGAGGTCGGCGAGGACGTCGTGCGCAAGCTCCTGCG from Nocardioides sp. BP30 encodes:
- a CDS encoding tRNA adenosine deaminase-associated protein, which produces MSDQVDGVDFALAVFREEGVWTAQELAHDVLADLDTLTHALRRFPGDGGALGVIGIDEDFFVMVRVAGATTRVLLSDITAADEWELAGSAVEHLGLPLPEDDDDQEPAGDLAILSDMGMSAMDMGILLDDFDLYPDEMVSEIARKVGFGKIFDDAVGLTSA